Proteins encoded in a region of the Raphanus sativus cultivar WK10039 chromosome 8, ASM80110v3, whole genome shotgun sequence genome:
- the LOC130498511 gene encoding U-box domain-containing protein 26 produces MPGNLEPLDLGIQIPYHFRCPISLELMSDPVTVSTGQTYDRTSIESWIATGNTSCPVTRLPLSDFTLIPNHTLRRLIQEWCVANRSNGVERIPTPKQPADPISVRSLLSQASAISGAHVSPRSRAAAIRRLRGLARDSEKNRVLIAGHNAREILVRILFADVDAGVETSSFSEVVSESLALLVMFHMTEGECESISSDPGRVGFMTRLLFDSSIENRVNAAALVEMVLTGSKSTDLKVIISGSGSVFEGVMDLLRSSVSSRRALKIGIKALFALCLVKQTRHLAISAGAPGTLIDRLAADFDRCDTERGLATVELLCRIPEGCAAFREHALTVPLLVKTILRVSDRATEYAAGALLALCTAEEKCRDEAAAAGLVMQLLLLVQSDCTERAKRKAQMLLKLLRDSWPDETVVNSDEFGRSEVGPF; encoded by the coding sequence ATGCCGGGGAATTTAGAACCGTTGGATCTCGGAATCCAAATACCTTACCATTTCAGATGCCCAATCTCATTGGAGCTTATGTCCGATCCAGTAACCGTCTCAACCGGTCAGACCTACGACCGCACAAGCATCGAGTCATGGATCGCCACCGGAAACACCAGTTGTCCCGTCACGCGCCTCCCTCTCTCCGACTTCACTCTCATCCCCAACCACACTCTCCGCCGCCTTATCCAAGAATGGTGCGTCGCCAACCGCTCCAACGGCGTCGAACGGATTCCCACGCCGAAGCAGCCGGCGGATCCGATATCCGTCCGGTCTCTCCTCAGCCAAGCTTCCGCAATTTCGGGAGCTCACGTCTCCCCCCGCTCACGCGCCGCCGCGATTCGCCGTCTGAGGGGACTGGCTAGGGACAGCGAGAAGAATCGCGTTTTGATCGCCGGTCATAACGCGCGGGAGATTCTCGTGAGGATTCTGTTCGCTGACGTGGACGCTGGAGTCGAAACGTCGTCGTTTTCGGAGGTAGTTTCCGAGTCGCTCGCTCTTTTGGTTATGTTTCATATGACGGAGGGAGAGTGCGAGTCTATCTCCTCGgatccgggtcgggtcgggtttaTGACCCGGTTACTGTTCGATTCCTCGATTGAGAACCGGGTCAACGCCGCGGCGTTGGTAGAGATGGTGTTGACCGGATCCAAATCTACGGATCTGAAAGTGATAATCTCCGGGTCGGGTTCGGTATTCGAAGGCGTGATGGATCTTTTAAGAAGTTCGGTTTCATCTCGGAGAGCTTTAAAGATTGGAATCAAAGCGCTCTTCGCTCTCTGCCTTGTGAAACAAACGCGCCACCTTGCGATCTCCGCCGGGGCTCCGGGGACTCTAATCGACCGTTTGGCGGCGGACTTCGATAGGTGCGACACGGAGAGGGGTTTAGCGACGGTGGAGCTTCTCTGCCGGATCCCGGAAGGATGCGCGGCGTTCAGAGAGCATGCTCTGACGGTGCCGCTTCTTGTGAAGACGATCTTGAGAGTGTCGGATAGAGCGACGGAGTATGCAGCGGGAGCGTTGCTGGCGTTATGCACGGCGGAGGAGAAGTGTAGAGACGAGGCTGCGGCGGCGGGATTGGTGATGCAGTTGCTGCTTTTGGTGCAGAGTGATTGTACGGAGAGAGCGAAGAGGAAAGCTCAGATGCTTTTGAAACTTCTCAGAGATTCTTGGCCGGACGAAACTGTTGTGAACTCCGACGAGTTCGGTCGTAGCGAAGTGGGGccgttttga